In Pyrus communis chromosome 15, drPyrComm1.1, whole genome shotgun sequence, the genomic stretch GTAAGGGCTTTCAATTTTACAAATTGCAAAGACACATAATTTGCATAGCTGGGGACATATTTGATTCTAAATATGACAAGTTGTAAAGCAATTCTTATAGGATGAGTCGGTCCAAGTTACATTGCAGTGAGGGGCATGCAATCTCCTTCAGGTTGCTACCAATTTGCTAAACTAAGATCGCTTACACCAAATGAAGACATTTTAATTCCTTCAAactgcttttaaaaaaataaattaaattagagGATCCTTACCAATAGAACAACGGAAAAACAAAGAGGAAGACACTTTGTATTCCGAAGAAAATTAAAGACTAATTTACCGATCAAGTTGCATTCAGCATATCTATTGAGATTCAAAAGTCAAATCAGAGCCACAACATAGAAAttgcaaagaaaataatataaaataaattgatggtgggttttacaaatttcaagaaaaatggttttagaacttaaaaaaaattagaaaagaaaaaaaaaaccttcaaattGATGATCTTGATTCTCTGTGTGCCATAAACAAATAAAGGGTTTTGTGGGAAAATTTACACACCTCGCTCTCCTACTTTGCTCAAATCGAGCTCGGCGACAACAAGCCATGGCTCAATCTCACATACTTGCTCATCAGCTTCTTCTCCACGATACTGGGGCaagctctcatttctctctcctcctccttctaTGAAATATGTTAATTCCACACAAAATGTATAATTTGATTACACCTATTACTTGGTATTGGCCATCAATTGCATTTTTAGTAATTGGAATGGCATTTGGTGCAGATGAAGGATGATGGTGGTGTTGCCAATTGATTTCAagcaattttgaaaattttgtgatGTTGAAGAGTTTTAAGAAGCTTTAGAGGAGAAACCCAAGATAACATTTATCGAGCCACCCTACATTCAACATCTCCATCAAACATAAGatcaagcaaaaaaaaaaaaaaaaaaaagtttgagaaataagaaaaaaccaTGGACTTGAAAAGCAAGGTTTTCGTGGTTTTCTTGCTGTGAGTTGAAAAACGCCATGGAGTTGAAAACCACGGAGCTGAAGCAAACACCAGTGAGGTTTGAGGAGAGGTAGAGCCAATAGTGAGGGTTCGACGTTAGGGGCCAAAACCGACGTTAAGGGTAAAATCGGAagtttaataaattattttgtttgggCCAGTTTTACTAGGCTGATTTGAtattgggttttggttttgtcataaccattaaataaagttagtttactgttttttgttaaaattcaaagtattgaatttttttttattagttttcttctaTTTAAATGCTACAAACACAAGACTTGGCCTATATGTGCATGTTCATTCCACCATGTGCAATTAAATTACTTCAGAGGTTGAAGTAAGAATTTGTACCTTTCaacggatgagattgagatgagaGAATCTAATCCATTGGTTTATAGATATTGAAATCTAATTTTTGTCAGAATTTTTTTAAGTTGAAAAgctcataaattttttttaagataacatgtcaaaaaatcaacttaaaaaaaagttaacacacacaaaaaaaatttattacctaattaaattattacataaataaatatatagttctatataaaatctgaaaaatatattaataccTCACTAGAAGAGATTACTTTTTAAAACCTCAAAAATTTCTGGGAGTTTTGAAATAGACTATTTCCACCTCTTCTTCGGCCTGAGATAAAGCCCGTCATTCTCTAAATGTGCGTTGCTGGTTCAGACTTAAAAAAGATGCCAAAAGTTAATTTGGGCACTCTCAAGGTCTGAACAATCTTGGGGACTTGATCAGTCTTGTCAAAAATCTTGCATGCAGATACTTGCAAATGGGGGACTTGATCAGTCTTGTCAAAAATCTTGCAATGCAGATACTTGCATCATTACATGCATTAACCTTCTCTTAATTAAATTCTTCGAACACTTTCTCGCAGGCAAATCCCATCACTGCCATTGCAGGCTTGCAGCTGCCCTGCACGCTGAAAATTGAAGACTACTCTTTTCTATTTCTCGCTCAAAGCTTTAGAGAAGGAAAACCAACCTCCCCATTGCTCTACTGGAGCGACTTCTTAGCAGGTATGCTCTCtctccaccccccccccccccccccgcgcccCCCGGCGGGAGCTTTTGACTGATCGTTTTCATAATTTATATGTTAACTGGGTTTCTGCAGAATGGGAAGCCACACAGATGTGTTGAgaccaagaacaaaatatacGAGAGCAACACTGTAAAGACTCAAAGTAATGTTGCAAATAACTCAAACAATCTGGAGGAATGACTTATATTATTAAAAGAAGAGTTTGGCTAATATATAGCCTTTACAGAAATAACAAGAAACCCTAAAAAACAGTTCACGATCCACACTACTCGGAAGGTGACGTGCATGGGAAATGTTCTACGTAGAACAAGTCTTCCTAGATAATAGGAACTTAtttaaaaccaaaacaaactaAATGGTTGAGTCCTATAGCTACGGGAACAACCAGACTTATCAATCCCTCCCTTAAACTTACTGTTATCAAACAGTTAGTTTATACCAGCAATCTCGCAGACTCCTAGCATACTTCGAAGTCTCTGGAAAACATCAACCTTCAAAGGTTTGGTCATTATGTCTGCCACCTGATCTTCGCTCCCACAATGAATCAAAGCAATCGAACCTTCCTTTGTGAGATTCCTTAAGAAATGATATCTTACATCAATGTGCTTACTACGACCATGCATCACAGGATTCTTTGACAGCTTAATGGTTGAACTGTTATCACATCTGATTAAAGTACACTTCTCATTACTGTACTCAAGCTCTTTCAGTACTCTCTTCATCCATATTGCTTGACACGCACACACTGCAGCTGCTACAAACTCAGCTTCTGTAGTGGATAGTGTAACAATAGGTTGTTTTTTTGAACTCCATGTCACAGCACCCGAGCTCAGTAAGAACACATAACCACTTGTGCTCTTCCTATCCTCCACATCTCCTGCATAGTCACTATCTGTAAAAGCAAGCAATCCACCATCTCCACTTTTCTTATAATGAATACCATAATTCATTGTCCCTTTTAAGTATCGAAATGCTCTCTTTGCAGCTTGCATGTGAAGCTCTGTTGGTTTTGCCATAAATCTGCTTAAAAGACTGGTGACAAACATCATGTCTGGTCTTGTGGCAGTGAGGTACATCAAGCTTCCTACCACTTGCTTAAAATATGTCTCATCCACAGTAATCCCACTTTCATCCTTACTGATCTTGATGCCTGGGACAATCGGGCTGCTCACTTCATTACTCTCCAACATTCTAAACCTCTTTAGAACCTCCAGGGCATATTTTTTTTGATGTATGAAAATACCATCAGTTCTTTGAAGTACTTCAATGCCGAGAAAGAACCTCATGCTTCCCATATCAGTCATGTCAAACTCTCTCATCATGGACTTCTTGAACTCCTCCATCATATCTTTATCATTACCAGtaaaaattaaatcatcaaCGTAAATACTTACAATGATGATCTTTCCTGCTCCATTCTTCTTTGTGAACAAGGTTTGCTCACTGTCACACCTCTGAAAACCCTCCTTGATAAAGTGTGCCTCGATTCGACTGAACCAAGCTCGTGGAGCCTGTTTCAGGCCATACAAAGCTTTGTGTAGTCTATAGACCAAGTGCTCCTTACCTTCCTTCTCGTAACCCCTTGGTTGCTCAACGTAAACCTCTTCACTCAGTTCTCCATGAAGAAacgctgacttgacatctaacTGGAAAATCCTCCAACCATTTTGTGCTGCCAATGCAATGATCATTCTCACCGTGTCCATCCTTGCCATTGGTGCAAAGACCTCTGTGTAGTCTATGCCGTGCTTCTGTGAGTAGCCTTTGGCTACTAGACGTGCCTTGTGCTTGTTGATTTCTCCATGTTCGTTATACTTGGTCTTATAGACCCACTTGACCCCAATCCTTTTGGCTCCAGTAGGCAATTCACTTAAAGCCCATGTTTTATTCTTCTCAATTGAGCTGATTTCACTGTCCATAGCTTGTCTCCATTTCTCTTCTTTCACTGCTTCTTCAAAACGGATAGGATCTTCAGTTGGCACGACTTGAACCATGTGTGCTTCGTCCTCACTTAGCCCTTCTCCAGTGACATAGTCACTTAAGTAAGAAGGAGGGCGTCTTACTCTACCTTCATAAACCCTCCCTTCATCCTCACCAAGTTCATCTTGTGTTTCTTCACTGCTCTCACTTCTCTCACCTACACTGCTCTCACCcacatttctttcttctctagCCTCACTgccattttcattttctctcaCCCCTTCTTCTCCCTcactattttcttcattttctccccATTCCAAACCTATCATAATCCGTCCCTCATAACTCACATCCCAATCCCACTGTTTTTCTTCCTCAAAGATAACATCCCTGCTCACAATAATTTTCTTAGCTATTGGATCAAATAATCTATATCCCTTGGACTCCTCACTAACTCCCAATAAAATACAAGGAAAACTCTTATCATCTAGTTTACCTCGCTTGACATCTGGAACATGGACATGTGCTAAGCTTCCAAAGACGCGAAGATGCTCAACTGAGGGTTTTATGCCACTCCACGCCTCTTGTGGAGTGATATCCTTCACTGCCAGTGTGGGACACCTATTTAGGACATAGATAGCCCAGTTCACTGCCTCTGGCCAGAGTGTTTTTGGAAGCTTTTTCTCAGACAGCATAGATCGAACCATATTCAtaatggttcgattctttctttcagcCACCCCGTTTTGTTGTGGCGTGTAGGCAGTGGTTAACTGCCTCTTGATCCCATTCTCTTTGCAGAAATCAGCGAACTCAGTTGAGGTGAATTCGCCTCCTCTATCTGTTCGTAGACACTTGATACTCAACCCTTTCTCTTTTTCCACCATTTTCTTTAAATCCTGGAAGCAGTGCAGTGCCTCACTCTTTGCTGTTAACAGGTACACCCATGTTTTACGACTAAAATCATCAATAAAGCATAAGGTATACCTTTTCCCACTGTTTGATGTAGGAGAAATGGCTCCACAGATGTCTGCATGAATAAGCTCCAAAGGTTGACTTGCTCTCCACGTACTTTTTGTTGGCATCTCAGTTCGATGTTGTTTGCCTTGAATGCAGTCTGTGCATgtggtatttgaggtttgaaATTGGGGAAGTCCACGAACCATCTTCTTTTGTTGTAGAATTCTCAAACCTTTGTGACTTAGGTGACCATATCTTCGATGCCAAAGATAAGGAAGATCTTGTGTGCTTGTGTGAAGACATCTTGCTGGTTGAACATTTGTAGAGGCTAACGTCTGAGCTCGTAGTATAAACATCCTGTTCCTACTCATCTCAGTCTGAATAATCAGACCCTTGGTTGGATGATATATTTTGCAAACTCCCTCTTGAATCAATATAGTCAGGCCTCTTTCTTGAAGTTGTCATATGCTCAAGAGATTGTTTTTGAGCTCTGGAACATAGTACACTTCATGGACTATATGTGTAATTCCATTTAAAAACAGCTTGACACTTCCTTTGCCAACCACATTCATTCTACTATTGTTTCCCAATTTGACTGAATGGACAAAAGTTTCATCTAGATTCATGAACATACCTTGACTGCCACACATATGATTGGAACATCCTGAGTCAAGGAACCAAGCATCAGTCTGTTCAGGCAACTCAACAAATGCCATCAACAACATATCATCTTCTTCAGTTACATCTGCATAATTAGCCTCCTTTTCCCACTTTGGACATTCATACTGGAAGTGTCCAAGATTATGACACTTGTAGCATTCCACAGTGTCTTTGTGAAACACTTGGCCTCCCCTTCCACGTCCTCGTCCTCTATAATTGCTTCTTCCACGTCCTCGTCCTCTATAAGTGCTGCTACTCCCCTCAGTTCTGACATCAGTGGTTACCTTCAGAACTTGCTCCACACTGCTGCTTCTGTGAAACTTTTGCTCATGTACAGTGAGCGAGCTTTGAAGCTCATCAATGGTGATTGCATCCAAGTCCCTAGATTCCCAATCGAACAAACTATATAATTGAATTTGTCCGTGAGAGATCGCAGGATTTTCTCACAGATCGTGACATCAGTCATGGTCTCCCCATAGACTCTCATTTTGTTTGCTACGGTCATTACTCTAGCAAAGTAATTAGTGATTGTTTCACCAACCTTCATCTCAAGAGTCTCAAAGTCTCTTCGTAGCGCTTGAAGAGTTGAGCGCTTCActcatgcatttccttcatatTTCGTTTTCATGGAATCCCAGATCTTCTTGGATGTGTCCTTTTCCAACATCGTCTCTAGGATACTTCTATCAATTGCTTGGAAAAGATAGTTTTTGGCTTTGAGATCCTTGAGTTTCATTGCATCAAACTCTTTCTGTCGTGCTTCTGATAGGGGTTGTGCCCCCTTTGCTGGTGCTTCATAACCAGTTTCAATCAAACTCCAATACTCCTTGCTTCGAAGGAAATTTTCCATAAGCATGCTCCAATGATCATAATGACCATCGAAACGTGGAATGGACGCCTGCACATAGTTTCCTTCAAAACTCATTTTCCTCTATTTCTCTCTTGTGTTTGGAAGTCACTCAAAAGCTGCAGCTTTTCGGTTCTCAGGCCCCAGTGAGGGGCTCTGATACCAGTTTGTTGAgaccaagaacaaaatatacGAGAGCAACACTGTAAAGACTCAAAGTAATGTTGCAAATAACTCAAACAATCTGGAGGAATGACTTATATTATTAAAAGAAGAGTTTGGCTAATATATAGCCTTTACAGAAATAACAAGAAATCCTAAAAAACAGTTCACAATCCACACTACTCGGAAGGTGACGTGCATGGGAAATGTTCTACGTAGAACAAGTCTTCCTAGATAATAGGAACTTATTTAAAACCAAAACAATCTAAATGGTTGAGTCCTATAGCTACGGGAACAACCAGACTTATCAAGATGAAGAAGCTATAGCCTCTGCTAAACGTCACATAAAAGAAATTAGGACCAAAAAGTACTCGATaggaaagaaagaagcaaaCCCTTTAACTCTTGACCTTCACCATGCAGTCACCAGCCTATCTGCCGAGCTTTACCAGAAGGACATCCATTTTCTCATGGAGCTCATACAGGTATTAAAATTTTTGCTGTGTTTTTCCAAAAATTAGTgaaaagtttcaatcttttccTTACCAACGTCAATGAAACTCGAAATAATTTGtgggtttctttttttgtgaaatttgtttgCTGGGTTTGTTTCTTCGTTGATTTTTATTCGAAAATCAAAACAATTTCTGGGTCTTTTGCTCTGTCTCtgaaaaaaggtgaaaaagtttcaatttttcgaTACTAGCATCAATGGAACTTGAAAACAAATTGTGGGTTTGCTCTTTTGGTGGATTTCAATTGTGGGTTTTTGATTTGCAGAATGCGGAAGACAATGAATACGAAGAAGGGGTTGAACCAACGCTGGAATTTGTGATGACAAAGAAGGACATAACTGGGAGTGGAGCTCCGGCTACTCTGCTGGTTTTTAATAATGAGGTTGGATTTTCCAGGAAGAATATGGACTCCATCTGCAGTGTAGGACGTTCTACAAAGAAGGGGAAGAGACAGCGGGGCTTTATAGGAGAAAAAGGTAAATTAAAAGGTTATATATAAACTTATTGAACTGTGAACTCCTATCCCTAATAGCCTTCCCTTCCCATTAGTATGTGTTTTACGAAGAATGCAACTAAGAATAAGTAGTTAAGCGCGCTCTCggttgataaccatttcgtacCACCATATCTTAAGCACAAAAAAGCGAAAACAAAGGGCGAAATTGTTATTAAACTAGCACCAAGGGGTTGAGCTTTGCAGTTTTTTGCTTTTCCATGAACCTGATgttgaatatattttttgtgattAACTTTGCTTTCAATCAAATCTGCTGTTGGAATTATATTTCATCCCATTAAATGTCTCCgcaccactttttttttttttttttttttttttgagatccTGTATTTGTGTTCCTTTTAGCAAGTAATTTTTGTATGTTCTGCTTTAGGATCTTTTGGCATTTCTTAGGTTAACTTGGCCTGGGACTTTATGCCTTCTTCGTATGCGGCTGAATAGTTGGGCTCTATGTTAAATTCCCATCACTAGGAGATTGCTTTTGGCAAGTTTTTATttgattcattttttttctctactaTTACTTTGGATACACGCTTGTTTTGAATGCATAATAGTAGAGTTCCCAGTCTATTCAactcattttacttttttgagTTGCATGCATTCTGTACAAGAATCCAGTTACCTTTTGTTACCTTTTGAACTATAAATTATCAAGTTGAACTTACAATACCAATTTTTTCTTGCAGGAATTGGATTTAAGAGCGTGTTTCTTGTGAGTTCACAGCCATGGATATTTAGCAACGGGTATCGTGTCAGATTCACGGAAGAACCAAACCAATATTGTGGTATTCGGTATGTTGTTCCTGAATTTGTTACTCGAAGACCATATTTGTCAAGAATATGCAATGCGTATGGGTCAAACAAGATCTTGCCCACAACTATATTTGTCCTTCCTCTAAAGCCTGACAAGGTTGAAGCTGTGAGAGCTCAACTGTCTGATCTGCACCCAGAGATTCTCCTGTTCTTCTCCAAGATAAAATGATTATATGTACGTGGGTTTGATTCTGGAAAGGCTGATGTCTCCACAATTTCGATATTTAGTGAGACAGAACATATGGACTTGGGTGATGAAAGAGCCAATTCACGCGTTGTTCAGCTTTCTGTTAAAGAAATAGAGTGTGAAACTGAGGATTTGTGTAAGTATTACTTGTGGAGAGAGTCGTTTCCAGTAAAACCTGGAAATAGAGTTAGTGTAAGGATGGATGTGGAGGAATGGGTGATTACGCTTGCTTTCCCATTTGGAGAAAGGCTGAGAAGGGGAACATCTTCTGTTGGTATATTTGCTTTCCTGCCAACAGCAATGGTTACAAATTTCCCCTTTGTGATTCAAGCTGACTTCATCTTCTCTTCCTCACGAGAATCTATAATGTTGGGTAACCTATGGAACTCAGGAATTCTTGAATGCGTACCATCATCGTTTGTGAATGCTTTTCAGTCTTATGTGAAAGATCTTTCCCTCTTTACTTAAGTGGATCAGGCATTTCAGTTTTTACCTGCTCAAGTTTCACCTATTCCTGCATTTGACAACTTAAGAGAGTCCATCAGAACCAGGTTGCGATGTTTACCGATAGTGCCTTGCGAAATGATTTCCAGTGAGAGGTTTTCATTCAAGTGCCCTCAAAATACAGTTCGTGTCCTGCCAAAATTTAGGGACATTGTTGTTCGAATTCGGAGTCAAGGGGCTGTTTTATGCGAGTTGTCTTCTTTTCTCATGCACTCATCACTTGACCTTGACAAATACAATGAAGTTCTGGACTTTCTACGTGTGGAATCTGCTGGTGGTAGCTGGTATGGAAAATATATCAAGTCCTGCAATCTTGTGCTTTTATCCGACGAGGTCTACATTGACATACTTGATTTTATTGCTGACAACAAGAAGTTCTCAAAGTCTATTAAGACCATACCTCTGCTTAATTACATCAACCGGGAAGGAAATATGGAATTATGTACTGTTGCCAAAGGTACAGTAGAGGCTCCCCAGCTTCGATATGCTACGAAGCTGGAGCTTCACACATGGCTGAGTAAGTGCAATATGGAGTTTGGATGTCCTGATAATGTGTATTTCGTGCCCAGTAGCACTCAGAAAGCTCTCGTAAATCACTGTATCAAAATGAAAAAGCCAAACCTCACTGGAAGTTCATCTCTCAGCAATTGGCTTCACGACCATGCGGGAGTGAAATCTTGTTCAGCATATGATTATGCTATCTTGCTTAGCAATCATG encodes the following:
- the LOC137718164 gene encoding protein NO VEIN-like; this translates as MVESYSYGNNQTYQDEEAIASAKRHIKEIRTKKYSIGKKEANPLTLDLHHAVTSLSAELYQKDIHFLMELIQNAEDNEYEEGVEPTLEFVMTKKDITGSGAPATLLVFNNEVGFSRKNMDSICSVGRSTKKGKRQRGFIGEKGIGFKSVFLVSSQPWIFSNGYRVRFTEEPNQYCGIRYVVPEFVTRRPYLSRICNAYGSNKILPTTIFVLPLKPDKVEAVRAQLSDLHPEILLFFSKIK